From the genome of Gryllotalpicola protaetiae:
AGCTCGCTCGTCGCCATCGCGATCGTGTGGAACCTGCTGTTCGACCCGTCGACCGGCCCGATCAACGCCCTGCTCACCCATCTCGGCGTCGCGAACCCGCCGGGGTGGACGTCGAGCACGACCTGGGCGCTGCCCGCCGTGATCATCACGAGCGTGTGGAAGGACATGGGCTACTACATGATCCTGTTCCTCGCCGGCCTGCAGGCCGTCCCCGGCGAGCTCTACGAGGCGGCGGCCGTCGACGGCGCGAACGCGTGGCACAAGTTCTGGAACGTCACCGTTCCCGGCCTGCGTCCGACCACGTTCTTCGTCCTCGTCATCCTCACCGTCTCGAGCTTCAAGGTGTTCGACCTGATCTTCGTCATGACCGAGGGCGGCCCCGGGCGCGCGACCCTGGTGCTCTCCCAGCTCATCTACCAGGACGGCATCCTGAACGGGCAGTTCGGCTATTCATCCGCCATCTCGCTCGTGCTGTTCGTGATGGTGCTCGTGATCACTCTGTTCCAGTACCGCCTGCAGAACAGGAGGCAGGACTGATGGCGACCAGACGGGAACGCGCGCGGCTCGGCAACGCCGCCCTCTACGTGCTGCTTGCAGCGCTGCTCGTCGTCGTGCTGCTGCCCTTCGTGTGGATGCTGTCGTCGTCGCTCAAGAACAACGTGAACGTGCTGACGGTACCCGTGCAGTGGATCCCGCACGACTGGAAGTGGACGAACTACCGCGACATCTGGACCCAGATCCCGATGGCCGGCTACCTCGCCAATTCGGCACTGCTCGCCGTCGTGATCTCGTTCCTGCAGGTGCTCACCGGCAGCTTCGCGGCCTACGGCTTCTCCAAGGTGCGCTTCCCCGGCCGCGACGCGCTGTTCATCGCGTATCTTGCGACGATCGCGGTGCCGTGGCAGGCGTACATGATTCCGCAGTACATCATGATGCAGCGGGCGCACCTGACGAACACGTTCTGGTCGCTCATCCTGCTGCAGGCGTTCGGCGCGTTCGGGGTGTTCCTGATGAGGCAGTACTACCTGACGATCCCCGACGAGCTCACCGAGGCCGCGCGCATCGACGGGCTCACCGACTACGGCATCTGGGCGCGCATCATCCTGCCGCTGTCGAAGCCGGCCCTCGCGTCGCTCGCGCTGCTCACCTTCGTGAACACGTGGAACGACTACATGGGCCCGTTCATCTACCTGTCGAGCAACAACCTGTGGACCGTGCAGCTCGGCCTGCGCCAGTTCATCGGCCAGTACTCCGCCGACTACGCGATGATCATGACCGGCTCGGTGATCTCGATCGTTCCCGTGCTCGTCATCTTCCTGCTCGGCCAGCGCTACTTCATCGCAGGCATCGCAACGAGCGGATTGAAGGGCTGAGCGGATGCCTGCCCTGAAACTGCCGACGCTGAGCCAGCCGAGCTTCGACCTGGTGTTCGGCTACGTCTACACCGGCCTCGCCGTGAACCTGTGCCTGGCCGCAGCGAACGCCCCGCTCGCCGTCGGGTTGCTGCTCGTAGGGAATCCATTGTCGGCGTGGCCGTTCTTCCTGCTGCTCTCGCTGACCCTCGCCCCGTCGGCGGCCGCCGCGTTCGCGGCGTTCGAGGCGGCGAACGCGGGCGGCGCCTCGCCGTTCGCCGCGTTCTGGCGCGGATGGCGGCGGACAGCGAAGCCTGCCTTCATGGTCGGCGCCGCACTCGGCGCGCTCGTGCTGCTCGTCGGAATGGACCTCGCGACGACAGCGGGCACGCCGGCCGGCGCGCTGTTCGCACCGGTGCTGCTGCTCGCCGCCGCGCTCGGCGTCGCCGTTGCGGTGCTCGTGCTGACCGGGCTCGCGACGACCGACGTGCGCCTCGGCGCGCTGGCGAAGGCATCCGTCTTCATCGCCCTGCGCCGCGCCCCGCTCAGCCTGCTGTCCCTCGCCGCCGTCGCTGGCGCGTGCGTGTTCGTGCTCGCCCAGCCCGTGCTCGGCGCGCTGCTCGGCGCCGCGCCCCTGCTGTTCATCGTGTTCAGCAACGCTCGCGCATCGCTCAGCCTCAGCGAGGCGTCGGCACCGGCGCCCGCGTCGCGGCCGCGGGACTGATTCGTCACCGAACACACGGTTCGT
Proteins encoded in this window:
- a CDS encoding carbohydrate ABC transporter permease, whose product is MTTTSVAQVESGRALRAPARGRRLRRRATLIGWSFILPNFLGFALFTLIPVIAALGLSFMSWDAYNPPKWIGLANFTRLAHDPLFWAALQNTVLYAVGHVPLTLALSLGLALLLNRKLKGIQFFRVAIFFPYISSLVAIAIVWNLLFDPSTGPINALLTHLGVANPPGWTSSTTWALPAVIITSVWKDMGYYMILFLAGLQAVPGELYEAAAVDGANAWHKFWNVTVPGLRPTTFFVLVILTVSSFKVFDLIFVMTEGGPGRATLVLSQLIYQDGILNGQFGYSSAISLVLFVMVLVITLFQYRLQNRRQD
- a CDS encoding carbohydrate ABC transporter permease, whose protein sequence is MATRRERARLGNAALYVLLAALLVVVLLPFVWMLSSSLKNNVNVLTVPVQWIPHDWKWTNYRDIWTQIPMAGYLANSALLAVVISFLQVLTGSFAAYGFSKVRFPGRDALFIAYLATIAVPWQAYMIPQYIMMQRAHLTNTFWSLILLQAFGAFGVFLMRQYYLTIPDELTEAARIDGLTDYGIWARIILPLSKPALASLALLTFVNTWNDYMGPFIYLSSNNLWTVQLGLRQFIGQYSADYAMIMTGSVISIVPVLVIFLLGQRYFIAGIATSGLKG